In Kryptolebias marmoratus isolate JLee-2015 linkage group LG11, ASM164957v2, whole genome shotgun sequence, the following proteins share a genomic window:
- the herc5.1 gene encoding probable E3 ubiquitin-protein ligase HERC4 gives MFSFTFVSGSRSSFRFGFSSFSFVSASEADFKRPAAGPGVSESRRVLLTPSETRRVPQSPAETRRDLQRRAETCRVPQSPAETFRDAQRPAESFRDPQIPQTAAGTMLSWGQDSHRGFGLKAAPDPGSPAPSGGPHHLDLRCSVSDLSAGFSVLSFVKDNGNAFVLRTHEDKDGRRVRGKPKFVKFKEQIEAVSCEDDVVAFLSGGGSVFCVDTTRHPYAPRPLERFTNIPVAQVSCGSRHSVVLTKDGQVYAWGQDSRGQLGLGRRTSGAGSPQHLRSLSSVPAVRVAAGGERSFAVSVSGGVFGWGGNDCGQLGLGDTADRSTPTCLQALNLKKTCDVSCGKDHTAILTKHGAVFTFGSSRYGQLGHNSFQNELRPRLVAELWGAKVTKVACGRNHTLVLTDANKVYSFGCGEDGQLGHGEERHPSVPLPVLLPQDTKVRTIFAGENCSFATCCSDEDVRRFSCPDGASKAALSGLEGVVDKWVSECDSKTWKKIKQEIHRTFSSASCLNKSFLEQRDKHFQTSSTYHGLNLKLARLTFRKLVKKSNVWEEAEAAVLRSVPQLDKNPVGVESLRVFLLLNELLHVVQKLTKQQNIKLAEALAAAVTSLSLKSLQVLGNWWSSLSPSSMERLIQVWKRALAVIFTSEPVPRSSGVRNLLQVLQYMYNVNSTVSESRRLPESTFYLFLSPDFLLDDLNLWRLQRSQHKFLRTEPLVLCNFPIVMDLQSKKQVFDWNAEITKEEFQLSMLDQMFREMFWGLGWCYPQSGFLELKLRRTSVLKDTFEQLAAAHQKDYKRHLVIYFDHTYSIYPDLVNLKDFFHKVFHEMVSFESEMFMFNDSETLAWFSSRSQVAQEDQRLYLFGVLCGLALYNQAIIYLPFPLVLFKKLLGVKPSLEDLMEFSPSVGKSLQYILNDYTDDNIVDLDMYFTITWEDTDVDLDPGNPDKQVTNQNKKEFVDAYVNHVFNTSVEAVFEEFTRGFFQVCDQSLVRLFRAEELQEVLVGKDFHDWDKLKQNTSYEGAYHGEHPNIQMFWEVFDELTENRKKAFLWFVTGFERVPVLGLDKIKMTIRAKHVTDLSYDQYYPETHTCYSILELPMYSKKEILQTKLTEALSNSNEINE, from the exons atgttttccttCACTTTCGTTTCTGGCTCCAGGAGCAGCTTTAGGTTTGGTTTCTCCAGCTTCAGTTTCGTTTCTGCCTCAGAGGCGGACTTTAAAAGACCAGCAGCTGGTCCCGGAGTCTCAGAGTCCCGCAGAGTCTTACTGACTCCCTCAGAGACCCGCAGAGTCCCTCAGAGTCCCGCAGAGACGCGCAGAGACCTTCAGAGACGCGCAGAGACCTGCAGAGTCCCTCAGAGTCCCGCAGAGACCTTCAGAGACGCGCAGAGACCTGCAGAGTCCTTCAGAGACCCGCAGATCCCGCAGACCGCCGCGGGCACCATGCTCTCCTGGGGACAGGACAGCCACCGCGGCTTCGGGCTGAAAGCGGCCCCGGACCCCGGgagccccgccccctcaggTGGTCCTCATCACCTGGACCTCAGGTGTTCCGTGTCAGACCTGTCGGCGGGTTTCAGCGTCCTGTCCTTCGTCAAAGACAACGGAAACGCGTTTGTCCTGCGCACGCACGAGGACAAGGACGGACGGAGAGTCCGCGGGAAACCGA AGTTCGTGAAATTCAAGGAGCAGATCGAGGCTGTGAGCTGCGAGGACGACGTGGTGGCGTTCCTGTCGGGCGGAGGATCCGTCTTCTGCGTGGACACCACCCGACACCCGTACGCCCCCAG gcCACTGGAGCGTTTCACAAACATCCCAGTTGCTCAGGTTTCCTGTGGGAGCCGACATTCAGTTGTCCTGACCAAAG ACGGCCAGGTGTACGCCTGGGGCCAGGACTCCAGGGGTCAGCTGGGTCTGGGGAGGAGAACCTCTGGCGCCGGTTCCCCGCAGCACCTCCGGTCCCTGTCCTCCGTCCCGGCGGTTCGGGTCGCCGCCGGGGGAGAGCGGAGCTTCGCCGTCTCCGTGTCCGGAGGCGTGTTCGGCTGGGGCGGGAACGACTGCGGCCAGCTCGGGCTGGGAGACACGGCAG ACAGATCGACTCCAACCTGCCTCCAAGCTTTGAATCTGAAGAAAACTTGTGACGTTTCCTGTGGAAAGGACCACACCGCCATTTTGACCAAG CACGGTGCGGTTTTCACGTTCGGCTCCAGTCGGTACGGACAGCTGGGGCACAACTCGTTCCAGAACGAGCTCCGCCCTCGACTTGTCGCCGAACTTTGGGGAGCAAAGGTCACGAAGGTTGCATGTGGAAG AAACCACACGTTAGTTTTGACGGATGCTAATAAAGTTTACTCGTTTGGTTGTGGAGAGGACGGCCAGCTGGGACACGGCGAGGAGCGTCACCCGTCCGTTCCACTTCCTGTCTTACTGCCTCAgg ACACCAAAGTTCGAACCATCTTTGCGGGAGAGAACTGTTCGTTTGCAACCTGCTGCTCTGACGAG GATGTTCGCAGATTTTCGTGCCCTGATGGAGCCAGTAAAGCAGCTCTGAGCGGTCTTGAAGGCGTCGTTGATAAATGGGTTTCTGAATGTGATTCGAAGACGTGGAAAAAGATCAAACa GGAAATCCACAGAACATTTTCATCCGCGTCCTGTCTGAATAAAAGCTTCCTCGAGCAAAG agataaacattttcaaacctcGTCAACGTACCACGGCCTGAACCTGAAACTGGCTCGACTCACGTTTAGGAAACTGGTGAAGAAAAGCAACGTTTGGGAAGAG GCCGAGGCAGCGGTTCTGCGCTCGGTGCCTCAGCTCGATAAGAATCCCGTCGGTGTGGAGAGCCTGAGGgtcttcctgctgctgaacgAGCTTCTTCACGTCGTCCAGAAGCTCACGAAGCAACAAAACATCAAGCTCGCCGAGGCGCTCGCTGCCGCCGTAACGAGCCTGTCGCTTAAAAGCCTCCAGGTCTTAG GGAACTGGTGGTCCTCGCTGTCGCCGTCCAGCATGGAGAGGTTGATCCAGGTGTGGAAACGGGCGCTGGCCGTCATCTTTACCTCTGAGCCTGTTCCTCGCAGCTCCGGAGTCAGAAACCTGCTCCAGGTCCTTCAGTACATGTACAAC gtgAACAGCACGGTCTCAGAGTCCCGGAGGCTGCCAGAAAGCACCTTTTATCTGTTCCTGAGTCCAGATTTCCTGTTGGATGACCTGAACCTCTGGCGTTTACAACGATCACAACACAAG tttttgcgAACTGAGCCACTTGTTCTTTGCAACTTCCCGATTGTGATGGATCTGCAGTCAAAGAAGCAGGTTTTCGACTGGAACGCTGAAATCACTAAG GAGGAGTTCCAGTTGTCCATGTTAGATCAGATGTTTCGAGAAATGTTTTGGGGTTTAGGATGGTGTTACCCTCAGTCTGGATTCttggagctgaaactgaggcGAACGTCGGTGTTAAAAGACACATTCgagcagctggctgctgctCATCAAAAGGACTACAAAAGGCACCTTGTG atctATTTTGATCACACATATTCAATCTATCCTGATCTTGTCAACTTAAAAGACTTTTTTCATAAAGTCTTTCATGAGATGGTGTCATTTGAGTCTGAAATGTTCATGTTCAATGACTCAGAGACGCTGGCGTGGTTCTCCTCCAGg TCTCAGGTGGCACAGGAGGACCAGCGTTTGTACCTGTTTGGGGTTCTGTGTGGACTGGCTTTGTACAACCAGGCCATCATTTACCTCCCCTTCCCTCTGGTCCTGTTCAAGAAGCTGCTCGGGGTGAAGCCTTCCCTGGAGGATCTGATGGAGTTCAGCCCAAGTGTTGGCAA gaGTCTGCAGTACATCCTGAATGACTACACGGACGACAACATCGTGGACCTGGACATGTACTTCACA aTCACCTGGGAAGACACCGATGTTGATCTTGATCCTGGAAATCCTGACAAGCAAGTTACCAACCAAAACAA GAAGGAGTTTGTGGATGCCTACGTGAACCACGTCTTCAACACATCTGTGGAAGCTGTGTTCGAGGAGTTCACGCGAGGTTTCTTCCAAGTGTGCGACCAAAGTTTGGTGAGGCTCTTCAGGGccgaggagctgcaggaagttctGGTGGGCAAAGACTTCCACGACTGGGACAAGCTGAAACAG AACACGAGTTATGAGGGGGCGTACCACGGCGAACACCCCAACATTCAGATGTTTTGGGAGGTTTTTGATGAGCTAACCGAGAATCGGAAGAAAGCGTTCCTTT GGTTTGTGACCGGATTTGAGCGAGTGCCCGTCCTCGGCTTGGACAAAATCAAGATGACCATCAGAGCCAAACACGTCACGGACCTGTCCTACGACCAGTACTACCCTGAGACGCACACGTGTTACTCCATCCTGGAACTGCCGATGTACTCAAAGAAAGAGATCCTGCAAACCAAACTGACGGAGGCCCTGAGCAACAGCAACGAAATCAACGAGTGA